CCTCTCAGTGGCTGGGGttcgttttgttttttgattacGAACAAGTCACTACAGCATAAAAACttgatatgtatatatttgagcctggcTTCAACATGCAAACCAATTCTTGCTTTTGAAATTCATCAACATTGCTTGTTGTGTGATCATTTCACCTGAAAAAAGTCCAAAGTTATTATTCATTCATTAGTCTTTTATGTCCATGTTGGGTGCATGTAAACATATAAACAGAACTGTATTAATCATTGACTTCAATctattttaaatcaaactatTCCTATATTTTTGGCTACCAAAATAAAGTGGCACCAAACACCAAATCTTTCAGCAGTATAAGACATCTAGGTGTAAACACCAGGAAAAACAAGCTGTGatcatgtttttctattttctcaTACTCCTCTTCTATGTCAGACCCAAATGGTTTCATTGTACAAGAGAAATAAGGAATTCGATTTTTTGTTTAGCTACTGGACAGTGTGATTGTTACGGCGGCCAGGAGGTGCAAACTAACATTACAATATCTGAAATACTTTTACTAAGCCTGAGACAAatatacatttcagaaaacaaatttacatttgagaaaacactttaacaacacacaaaacacttttacaaatgacaaaatcttaTGGAAGGGGAATATACCAATTCTGACGCTGACCAGGAAGTGGTAACGGGAGCAAGATGGACAGCAATTGAGTGCCGTTTGCCCTGTTTTTGGAACGACTCCGACTAGTGTGGCAGTTGCACATAGTCAtccttaaaacatatttcaagtgCTAAGAGATCACAAATGATCGGACAATAAAACATATCATGAATATATTCGACAACGTGGTAAAAGATAGATGGAAATGTCTAAAATTGAcgggctttaattttgaaattccacatcAGATGTGGGTGAAATTTGATGAGTGACATCTGGATGTGTTCCGTCAACGTGAAGTAAGACTGGTCACtggaaacaattttgttttaataagcgTGGGAGCTTAGGGAATATAAATGAGCATTCACAAATAACCACACAAATTACCACATAAAACAttgacaaaaactaaaatgtcaTATCTACATATTCGCGTGCGGACTTTTAAATATCTAAtataaataacagcaacaatGACATCAACCACCACGAGTCAGttcatttcaaaaatattaattttactaAGATCTCAGCAAGCGCCATTTTTCATGATTCATGTTTTTGCGTACAAAAAAACAGAGGGCTGATTTGATCATCATTTTTGAAGTGGAGTGAGCTGGCTTGACGGCAGTATAACGGAGGCAGCCGCTGTGGCAGCATCCTGGAGGCTTTTACAGCTggtgttttccgaaatgtaaatgtatttcctgaaatgtaaatgtgttttctgaaatgtaaatttgttttctgaaatgtaaatttgttttctcaaaagTAAATTTGGGTCAGACTTTGTAGaagtgtttcagattttgtaatgttggtttgcacttcagtttatttcaaaGAACAGTAGAGGGCTTTGTGAAAAAGTGTGCCAATGAGCAGCTTTCCCTCGTAGGGCACTGCAACAGTGGAGCCCATCAGCTCATGGCCGTCGTCTCCGTATTCCAGGGTCACCACTGGCTGATCTGAGATGATGCTCTTGATCTTGATGATCTGCAGGAAAGGGTATTACCAGTTATTTTACAACAATGGGTATaagtttgaattaaaaaaagaatagcaatagtaaataaaaaagatagaCCTCAGAGCCAGGTGGCTCTTCAGGATCAAACTTGGACAATTTAGTGGCATCTGGATGACAGCCCAGCCAAACGTCACCTGTCACATGGTCCACCTCGATGTTCTGACAAAGTCTTCCAACTGCAACAGACTGTCCAAAAACCATACACCGTGCACCATCAGCATCAGTATGTCCTGTTCGCCATAAACACTAAGATCAGAACATGTGAAACTATTGTTTTCAGTCTGAAAATCAAAGAAtaggaaacataaaaaaattgtcTGGTACAAGCTCTTTGGAGGACACATAAAGCTACAAGACAAGGAGCACTTCATACTGCTGACAATGCATTGAAAGGCAAAACTATCCGTGTCTCCAAGGTTaggaaacaagaaaacatgtaCCTTAACGTACACCAACTGTTCTCCGTCTAATCGCTCAAAGACATCTACCTCGTGGTCCAGAACATCAGATACATAAATATACCTgtaggaaaaaaacacatttctgtctGACCCTTACAGGACTTTTAGAAGCTTAAACTGCCATGAAATTGTTTACAGATGCAtcttaataaatgtaaatataattgAAAAGTTAGTTTATTTTAGTGACTCAATTCATAAGCTTATACAATATATTACATATAATTATTACACACAGGGTGACATTCCCTGTATTTCTGACTTTTGATGAATACAGCTTACATCCAATGAAAGAGGTTGAAAACTACATTAGACCAATAACAAAATTAAAGGTAGATTtgtgtaataaaatattttgttatgcTTATTTTATGACCAACAATTTTGaaagttgtccagcagacaccCTCAACAAGAAGGGTTAACCACAAATGTATTAATGAAGAAACTGGCTTTTCCCTGCTGGCTCTTCAAACATatcaatggaaagttgagtggaagaaaattcTTTAGGATGAAATACCTGTACAAGCAGGCGGAACTCTTGAGAAACTGTCAAGCAtagcaaacataaaaatgtaaaggaCTCAAAGGGTGTGGACAGCAGCTAGAATGTTTCAAGAACCATCACAAACAGACGTATCAAGGACATGGTGTACAACTTTTGCATTACTTAAGCCGCTCCTGAACCACAGATATCAGAAGCATCTTAAGTTGActaagagggaaaaaaaactgagtattaaaaaaaatatctgagtATTATTCAGATATTCAATgtcttctttttaaattaaagttgttgtttttttttttatccagaaTGAAGTTTTCAGTCAGTGATTAGGGGAGTTATGTCATTTTCTGGTGTTAGTCCacagtgttttctgaagtccaaagATAGAACAGCCATCAACTGGGATATTTTAGGTCATTTCATGCTTCCctttgctgaaaagcttaatgAAAAGATGCTGGTTTGGTTTGCCAGGTACCAATACTAGGTGCTTGTACATTGTGCataattggccagcaaactaacctgacctaaaccccatggAGTATCTATGTGCTattgtgaagaagaagaagaagaaaaagaagaagaaggagaagaatttttgggggatttttaacaaaaatgtatttacattaaTCTCAGCTATACAAACCAATTAAATTAAGTCAATCGTCACATCAGTACAGGATTTGgatgaaaattaaatcagcagctGGTCGTATTGTATCTCTCCTTGGTCTGACACTGTACATAAAATGCCATTATGGCCCCACAACTACATAAAATCCCCCATGTTCGCTGTTGCCCTCCGGAAGCAAAAGTCCAGCCTGATCCTGGCCTTGAAGTTACATTTCCACAGAGCAACAACATCCAGGCGAGGTCCCTCCTGCATTCTGTCTTAGCAAGAAAGATATATGTCTATCTTTGCCTTACTgatcaaaaaaatttaaatttcagaaaaaggaGGAGACGAAGAAGAAGAGAGACACCAGTCAATAATCCAGATGGCCTGAAGGCctctattaaagcaacctgaacttccttaacacctcagcagaggcACAGGCTGATCACTGtaatgccacgctgcattgatttagtatttcatgcaaaaggagccctgaccaGGTACtgagtgtacaggtccttctcaaaatattagcatattgtgataaagttcattattttccataatgtcatgatgaaaatttaacattcatatattttagattcattgcacactaactgaaatatttcaggtcttttattgtcttaatacggatgattttggcatacagctcatgaaaacccaaaattcctatctcacaaaattagcatatttcatccgaccaataaaagaaaagtgtttttaatacaaaaaacgtcaaccttcaaataatcatgtacagttatgcactcaatacttggtcgggaatccttttgcagaaatgactgcttcaatgcggcgtggcatggaggcaatcagcctgtggcactgctgaggtcttatggaggcccaggatgcttcgatagcggcctttagctcatccagagtgttgggtcttgagtctctcaacgttctcttcacaatatcccacagattctctatggggttcaggtcaggagagttggcaggccaattgagcacagtgataccatggtcagtaaaccatttaccagtggttttggcactgtgagcaggtgccaggtcgtgctgaaaaatgaaatcttcatctccataaagcttttcagcagatggaagcatgaagtgctccaaaatctcctgatagcaggctgcattgaccctgcccttgataaaacacagtggaccaacaccagcagctgacacggcaccccagaccatcactgactgtgggtacttgacactggacttctggcattttggcatttccttctccccagtcttcctccagactctggcaccttgatttccgaatgacatgcagaatttgctttcatccaaaaaaagtactttgaaccactgagcaacagtccagtgctgcttctctgtagcccaggtcaggcgcttctgccgctgtttctggttcaatagtggccttctggacagcagtcaggtcggcagtcttacccatgattggggttttgagtgatgaaccaggctgggagttttaaaggcctcaggaatcttttgcaggtgtttagagttaactcgttgattcagatgattaggttcatagctcgtttagagacccttttaatgatatgctaattttgtgagataggaattttgggttttcatgagctgtatgccaaaatcatccatattaagacaataaaagacctgaaatatttcagttagtgtgcaacgaatctaaaatatatgaatgttaaattttcatcatgatattatggaaaataatggactttatcacaatatgctaatattttgagaaggacctgtattctttAGATTACATAGACAAACCTTTCAGTAGGATGgtatttctgtaataaaataacttttgtgTAATATCtgaattttctgagaaactgaagttTGGATTTTTACTTAccgtaagccataatcatcaattTAACCaaaattaatgaataaaatatatctGTATCTTACAATATATGCATGTCATGAATGTATATCATATAggagttttactttctttaaaataaatgaacctttCAATTATGACAATTATGAaatacagggtttggacaatgaaactgaaacgcttgtcattttagtgtgggaggtttcatggctaaattggaccagcctggtagccagtcttcattgattgcacattgcaccagtaagagcagagtgtgaaggttcaattagcagggtaagagcacagttttgctcaaaatattgaaatgcacacaacattatgggtgacataccagagttcaaaagaggacaaattgttggtgcacgtcttgctggtgcatctgtgaccaagacagcaagtctttgtgatgtatcaagagccacggtatccagggtaatgtcagcataccaccaagaaggatgaaccacatccaacaggattaactgtggacgcaagaggaagctgtctgaaagggatgttcgggtgctaacccggattgtatccaaaaaacataaaaccacggctgcccaaatcccggcagaattaaatgtgcacctcaactcttctgtttccaccagaactgtccgtcgggagctccacagggtcaatatacacggccaggctgctatagccaaacctttggtcactcatgccaatgccaaatgtcggtttcaatggtgcaaggagcgcaattcttgggctgtggacaatgtgaaacatgtattgttctctgatgagtccacctttactgttttccccacatccgggagagttacggtgtggagaagccctaaagaagcgtaccacccagactgttgcatgcccagagtgaagcatgggggtggatcagtgatggttcgggctgccatatcatggcattaccttggcccaatacttgtgctagatgggcgcgtcactgtcaaggactaccgaaccattcttgaggaccatgtgcatccaatggttcaaacattgtatcctgaaggaggtgccgtgtatcaggatgacaatgcaccaatacacacagcaagactggtgaaagattggtttgatgaacatgaaagtgaagttgaacatctcccatggcctgcacagtcaccagatctaaatattattgagccactttggggtgttttggaggagcgagtcaggaaacattttcctccaccagtattacgtagtgacctggccactatcctgcaagaagaatggcttaaaatcccttgtatatgtcattcccaagacgaattgacgctgtattggccgcaaaaagaggccctacaccatactaataaattattggggtctaaaaccaggtgtttcagtttcaatgtccaacctctgtatattgagatgcacctttaAGTTAAAGCATCCATTGTGAACACAGGCATTGTTCATTGTGAGATGAGCGGAAAATAACCGTTTGTCTGGAGATATATTTATCCCATTTGCAGACTGAATGCCACCAGCTGCCTCCCTCACTTCCTCCGGGCTGTAGTACACAACGTTACACCAGGGCAGACTCAGGACCACAGTTAGCACTTGAGGTGCAGCATTGTGAAAATAACGATCATTTGTGGCGTAGAAGTGCTCTGGTCCAACGGCGACAATGTCATTCACACTGAAACAAAGGACAAGCAGGGAGAAGATGGATATTTCAAACTGTAAAACATATAGCTGAAGATAAATCAGGAGGATCTATTGAACAGTAAATACCTGTGCAGTAAAGGATGTGCAACAGTCTTTAAGTGCACAAGTGTGTCATCCCAAACAAAACGAAAGATCTCTACCTGGCTTTTGCGCTGAGGGTGATTGACAACGAACAGATATATAGAGTCATCTGTGAAGaaacagttttctttcattattctcAGTTTGATGAAGCTAACATTTTTGCTATGAGTTTGATATGTTTTCCACTTATCGTAAAGCTATTAGAAGTTTATTTTCTACGGTAATATAGTTCTAGCCAGTTTACACACACCTTGTCAATCATTTTTGGCCCATGCCTTAAAGTTCCTGGATACCAACCtatttaaatgaactctgcCAGCTCTGTCATGGTAAAAATGTTTGTGGTAGAGGTGCATCAGGGCTGATACCTTAAACGCAGGAACTTACCTACAGAAAATACCTTTATTTTCCTTTGCAGTTGGGTATTTTTCATCAATTATGcaaataaataatcataaaaatgctaaaatcttGCCTATACTATGTAAATGTTCTCAAGCAATCACACTATTAAGATCTTTCAGCTTGTAAGACTTTCTCTGAATGCTCTGTGGACTGTACTTCTGCAAGCTTTGCTCTAATTCAGCTGTTCAAATTTCAAACATTCAGCGCTTTCAGGACATGACGGGTCTGAGTTCTGCTATTCATAActtttttactatttaaaatattttacttatttgAAACACATTTTTGCATTAAATTCAAAAGAATACGctttcaaattatttaaacacattGGGCTCTTTGAAGGCCAATTGTATCCAATAACTTTCAgatagaaacaccattcaaccaGGTGACAAGACATTGGACAAATGCCAAACACTTAAGCCTTTTAATATTGTTTACCATTATtataaaaaactgatttttcctgCCTAAAGCTGATGACATCACCCATTCCAGGGCTATGTTGCTTAATTTTTGCAACAAATTCTTCCTGCTCACACACACTTGACAAAACATCAATGGTTTGTGCCTCAAAGTGTCCTCTTTCACATAGTGTTGCTTTCAGTTCAAAGTGTCTTAAGAAAGTTGACCTACATTTATCAGAATTAAGAAAATCCAATCAACTAGAAAATAatatacaattaaaataaaccaGAAAATGTGCATTTCCTGGGAAAATTCCTGTCGTATCTTAAATGAGTCAGCTGATGAACTAAAGCAGAAACACTTATTGAGGCACAACAATTagaaagtaaataaattaaaagagccatagtgattaaaaaaatgtgttaaagaaATACAGTTCAAGCTGTGTTAGCTGCACGGACAAAGCAGCAAGGTCAAGGCAGATCAGATGAGGTTTTTAGTGGCCAACCCCCCTCTGCTGTCGcaacaagaaataaaacaaagcaaacaactGTAGAAAGCTACTGATTTATGAGGAGTATAATTTTACACCTTATTTGTTCTGAGTTAATTACATGTTGGCCAATGATTTAATCATTATGTTAACTATGCAGCTACAGAACAAGG
This genomic stretch from Girardinichthys multiradiatus isolate DD_20200921_A chromosome 3, DD_fGirMul_XY1, whole genome shotgun sequence harbors:
- the LOC124865905 gene encoding serum paraoxonase/arylesterase 2-like, translated to MAALKKVLIAATVAAIAAFFGHAFLKINRLSLASREMPVKHLKCHYLPNIEYGAEDITVLKDGLAFLSTGLHDYLDMPSFSNEPGKMYVLDLLHPKPTPVELQIKGELDLNSFNPHGISVYTDEADDSIYLFVVNHPQRKSQVEIFRFVWDDTLVHLKTVAHPLLHSVNDIVAVGPEHFYATNDRYFHNAAPQVLTVVLSLPWCNVVYYSPEEVREAAGGIQSANGINISPDKRYIYVSDVLDHEVDVFERLDGEQLVYVKSVAVGRLCQNIEVDHVTGDVWLGCHPDATKLSKFDPEEPPGSEIIKIKSIISDQPVVTLEYGDDGHELMGSTVAVPYEGKLLIGTLFHKALYCSLK